From Vicinamibacteria bacterium, the proteins below share one genomic window:
- a CDS encoding tetratricopeptide repeat protein translates to MPEEGRRFGRYQIAETLGAGGMGDVYRARDLQLGRDVAVKFLPDRFALDVARLARFDREARAASSLNHPNIVTVHEVGELDGVPYIVMERVEGRTLRELLTDRPMALRMALDIAAQTADGLAKAHGAGIVHRDLKPDNVMVNADGFVKILDFGLAKLSHDSSVGDASSASTTTGTDPVVHDPDTKAGGILGTVGYMSPEQAAGREADFRSDQFSLGVILYEMLTGRRAFQRASHPQTLTAIIESEPEPVEKYNPGVPAPVRWILERCLAKKPEDRYASTLDLARELLVVREHLAESLQISTPWARSPRFRGRKLAVALGAAAVVAVGVIFLSRSLLPPTPARSPDAKRPVVAILPLANVSSDPSLDYLGVGIADLLITHLASLPGLTVVSRSATLPYQGQLQVTKKIAAELGAALLINGAVHRSDSKLLVTVNLVRPDDSVAWGGDYEAKMEDLFLLQRRLAEGLSAALQVTLTAADRERLARAPTTDVNAFADYSRARALLERPDVKGNVAGAIEAFQAAIQKDPKFALAHAGLGEAYWALYQETKDAGAPSRATDSITEALRLDPGQPRTRFALALVYKGTGRTDPAVEELQRVLTLQPSDDDAHRLLGDILSDRGRPDEAIKEFQKAIQLRPKYWPNHSHLGGVYFRTGRFMEAAAAYRHITELQPDNSRGFQMLGAAYQAMGDKRQAIENYQMALALGPDARAYSNLGSVYYSEKKYADAARAYEEAAKLEPSPVKYRNLGDAYDRMGQHEKASDSYRKAVALCGDQLRVNPKDAEVLGMLAISEAKLARRAEASRHAAEAVSLRPSDAGLLYRQAVVHALAGEQREALAALEQALGRGYSVALARDDDDLVSLQALSQFQKLMKGSR, encoded by the coding sequence CGCGCTCGATGTCGCACGCCTCGCGCGGTTCGACCGCGAGGCGCGGGCCGCTTCCTCCCTGAACCATCCGAACATCGTCACCGTCCACGAGGTAGGCGAACTCGACGGCGTGCCTTACATCGTGATGGAGCGGGTGGAAGGCCGGACGCTGCGGGAACTCCTGACCGACCGGCCCATGGCCCTGCGGATGGCCCTCGACATCGCTGCGCAGACTGCCGATGGGCTCGCCAAGGCTCACGGCGCGGGCATCGTTCACCGTGATCTGAAGCCCGACAACGTCATGGTCAACGCCGACGGCTTCGTCAAGATACTGGACTTCGGCCTCGCGAAGCTGAGCCACGACTCAAGCGTCGGTGATGCGTCCTCCGCATCAACAACAACCGGAACCGACCCCGTCGTGCACGATCCAGATACGAAGGCAGGAGGAATTCTAGGCACGGTCGGCTACATGTCCCCGGAGCAGGCGGCGGGCCGGGAAGCGGACTTCCGGTCGGATCAGTTCTCCCTAGGCGTCATCCTTTACGAGATGCTGACCGGGCGGCGGGCATTCCAGCGAGCTAGCCATCCCCAGACCTTGACCGCGATCATCGAGAGCGAGCCGGAGCCGGTGGAGAAGTACAACCCTGGCGTTCCCGCCCCCGTGCGCTGGATCCTCGAGCGTTGCCTGGCCAAGAAACCTGAGGATCGCTACGCCTCAACCCTGGACTTGGCCCGGGAACTTCTGGTGGTCCGCGAACACCTGGCCGAAAGCCTGCAGATCTCCACCCCCTGGGCGCGGAGCCCTCGGTTCCGCGGGCGAAAGTTGGCCGTCGCGCTCGGGGCCGCGGCGGTCGTCGCCGTGGGGGTCATCTTCCTTTCGCGCTCGCTGCTGCCCCCGACTCCGGCGCGTAGTCCCGACGCAAAGAGACCCGTGGTGGCCATCCTTCCCCTCGCGAATGTGAGCAGCGATCCGTCTCTCGACTATCTCGGTGTCGGCATCGCGGACCTCCTTATCACCCACTTGGCCTCCCTGCCTGGGCTCACCGTCGTCTCGCGGTCGGCGACACTTCCTTACCAGGGGCAGCTACAGGTCACAAAGAAAATCGCCGCTGAACTCGGGGCCGCCCTTCTGATCAACGGGGCCGTGCATCGGTCGGATAGCAAGCTCTTGGTCACGGTAAACCTCGTTCGCCCCGATGACTCGGTCGCTTGGGGCGGGGACTACGAGGCGAAAATGGAGGACCTCTTCTTGCTGCAGCGCCGCCTGGCCGAAGGCCTGAGCGCGGCATTGCAGGTGACCTTGACCGCCGCCGACCGAGAGCGGCTGGCCCGGGCGCCCACCACCGACGTGAACGCCTTCGCGGACTATTCCCGGGCTCGCGCCCTCCTCGAACGCCCCGATGTCAAGGGGAACGTTGCCGGGGCCATCGAGGCCTTCCAGGCGGCGATCCAAAAAGACCCGAAGTTCGCTTTGGCTCACGCCGGTCTCGGCGAAGCCTATTGGGCCCTTTACCAGGAGACTAAGGATGCAGGAGCTCCGTCGCGGGCAACGGATTCAATCACGGAGGCGCTGCGCCTCGACCCCGGCCAGCCACGAACACGCTTTGCGCTCGCCCTCGTGTACAAGGGCACCGGACGCACCGACCCGGCGGTCGAGGAGCTCCAACGGGTGCTGACGCTGCAGCCGAGCGACGACGATGCCCACCGGCTGCTTGGGGACATCCTCTCCGACCGGGGACGCCCGGACGAAGCCATCAAGGAGTTCCAGAAAGCCATTCAGCTGCGGCCCAAATACTGGCCAAACCACAGCCACCTCGGGGGCGTTTATTTCCGCACTGGCCGGTTCATGGAGGCCGCGGCCGCGTATCGTCACATCACCGAACTGCAGCCGGACAACTCCCGGGGGTTTCAAATGCTCGGCGCCGCCTATCAGGCTATGGGAGATAAGCGTCAGGCCATCGAGAACTACCAGATGGCACTGGCGCTGGGGCCCGATGCCCGGGCCTACTCTAACCTCGGGAGTGTCTACTACAGCGAGAAGAAGTACGCGGACGCTGCCCGGGCCTATGAGGAGGCGGCCAAGCTCGAACCCTCGCCCGTCAAATACCGGAACTTGGGTGACGCGTACGATCGCATGGGGCAACACGAGAAAGCCAGCGATTCATACCGCAAAGCAGTCGCTCTTTGCGGGGATCAGCTCAGGGTCAACCCCAAGGATGCGGAGGTCCTGGGCATGCTGGCCATCTCCGAAGCCAAGCTGGCCCGGCGGGCGGAGGCAAGTCGGCACGCGGCCGAGGCTGTCAGCCTACGACCGAGCGACGCCGGCCTTCTTTACCGCCAGGCGGTGGTCCACGCCCTCGCCGGAGAGCAGAGAGAAGCACTGGCCGCGCTCGAGCAGGCCCTGGGCCGAGGCTACAGCGTTGCCCTCGCCCGCGACGATGACGACCTAGTCTCACTCCAGGCCCTGTCCCAGTTCCAGAAACTCATGAAGGGGTCCCGCTGA
- a CDS encoding alpha/beta hydrolase: MLLNALVLAAGVVSSADGVPIHFTDQGKGEPALVFVHCWSCDQHLWDNQVPVFAKRHRVVTLDLAGHGESGRGRKDWSMPAFGEDVKAVVEKLGLKQVVLIGSSMGGPVSLEAARFMPGRVVGIVPVDTLQNVSERVPPEQVAGMIQMLEADYKGTTTQFMNQRLFAPGTPPAVKERMLAGALSVPPEVAIPSIRAVLTYDPQPALGEMKVPVRAINSDLNPTNIDANRKVLPAFQAVFIKGVGHYPMLEAPARFNELLTGILRDLQK; encoded by the coding sequence ATGCTCTTGAACGCTCTCGTTCTCGCGGCCGGCGTGGTGAGCTCCGCCGACGGCGTCCCGATTCACTTTACGGACCAAGGCAAGGGCGAGCCCGCCCTCGTGTTCGTCCACTGCTGGAGCTGCGACCAACACCTTTGGGACAACCAGGTCCCTGTCTTCGCGAAGCGGCACCGCGTCGTCACTCTCGACTTGGCCGGACACGGCGAGTCCGGCCGAGGTCGCAAGGATTGGTCCATGCCCGCCTTCGGCGAAGACGTGAAGGCGGTGGTCGAGAAGCTGGGGCTCAAGCAGGTGGTGCTCATCGGGAGCTCCATGGGCGGACCGGTGAGCCTGGAGGCGGCCCGTTTCATGCCTGGCCGTGTCGTGGGTATCGTGCCGGTAGACACCCTCCAGAACGTCAGCGAGCGGGTGCCGCCAGAGCAGGTTGCGGGCATGATCCAGATGCTCGAGGCCGACTACAAGGGCACGACCACGCAGTTCATGAATCAGCGCTTATTTGCCCCCGGCACGCCCCCCGCCGTGAAGGAGCGAATGCTCGCGGGAGCTTTATCCGTTCCTCCTGAGGTCGCCATTCCGTCCATTCGGGCCGTCCTGACTTACGACCCCCAGCCGGCCCTCGGTGAGATGAAGGTGCCCGTTCGTGCCATAAACAGTGACTTGAATCCCACCAACATCGATGCCAACCGCAAGGTTCTTCCGGCTTTCCAGGCGGTCTTTATCAAGGGCGTCGGGCACTACCCGATGCTCGAGGCTCCGGCGCGGTTCAACGAGTTGCTGACCGGCATACTGCGGGACCTTCAGAAATAA
- a CDS encoding helix-turn-helix domain-containing GNAT family N-acetyltransferase — protein MRKKKMAQTELDHKVDAMRRFNRFYTKQIGVLREELLKSPFSLTEGRVLYELAHREKAVATALSDELSLDSGYLSRILRAFKNRGLIAKERSTADGRQSVLSLTNKGQESFTVLNTAAREEVRAMLSALQPRAQSRLIEAMEAIQELLGARPDQRSPFLLRPHQAGDMGWVVHRHGVLYAQEYGWDEQFEALVASIVAKFIQNYNAKRERCWIAEKDGEPVGSVFLVSRSKRVAQLRLLLVEPRARGLGIGERLVFECLRFARQVGYRRMMLWTNAGLDGARHIYAKAGFRLVEENRHHSFGHDLTGQTWELTL, from the coding sequence ATGAGGAAGAAGAAGATGGCCCAGACGGAGCTCGATCACAAAGTAGACGCCATGCGCCGTTTCAACCGCTTCTACACGAAGCAAATCGGTGTCCTGCGCGAGGAACTTCTTAAGAGCCCCTTCTCCTTGACGGAGGGTCGGGTTCTGTATGAGCTGGCGCATCGCGAAAAAGCCGTGGCGACCGCACTCAGCGACGAGCTGAGCCTGGACTCGGGTTACTTGAGTCGGATCCTGCGCGCCTTCAAGAACCGCGGCCTCATCGCCAAAGAGAGGTCGACGGCCGACGGTCGCCAAAGCGTCTTGTCGCTGACAAACAAAGGACAGGAGTCGTTTACTGTGCTCAATACCGCCGCCCGCGAGGAAGTCCGGGCGATGTTGAGCGCTTTGCAACCGAGGGCCCAGAGCCGGTTGATCGAAGCCATGGAGGCCATCCAGGAGCTGCTCGGGGCCCGCCCCGACCAGAGATCGCCGTTTCTACTGCGGCCCCACCAGGCCGGCGACATGGGATGGGTCGTCCACCGTCATGGCGTCCTCTACGCCCAGGAATACGGATGGGACGAGCAATTCGAGGCGCTCGTAGCGAGCATCGTGGCCAAGTTCATTCAAAACTACAACGCGAAGCGGGAACGCTGCTGGATTGCGGAGAAGGACGGAGAGCCTGTGGGCTCTGTGTTTCTGGTCAGCCGGTCGAAGAGAGTCGCGCAGCTGCGCCTTCTGCTCGTGGAGCCGAGGGCGCGGGGGCTGGGCATCGGCGAACGGTTGGTGTTCGAATGCCTGCGTTTTGCCCGCCAAGTCGGCTACCGGAGAATGATGCTGTGGACTAACGCCGGCCTTGACGGCGCCCGGCATATTTACGCGAAAGCGGGCTTTCGACTCGTCGAGGAGAACCGGCACCACAGCTTTGGCCACGATCTGACCGGGCAGACCTGGGAGCTGACGCTGTGA
- a CDS encoding FHA domain-containing protein, protein MEIRFGECAIDTDARVLHRSGQPFHVSPRAFKLLEILLAARPRVVPKAELLKRLWPTTSVAEANLVNLIAEIRAALGDCPKEPRCVRTVHGYGYGFKAEVASEVPSADGEAFCWLVYNEGRVTLREGDHLVGRHPDSVVPIDSSSVSRKHARIGILGRRAILTDLGSRNGTFVSGGRVEGPVTLRDGDTIILGSLPLTFRVPALWDPTDDLDLTAARQLGRRRDDRNTPQKEVALECGKKRSVTGLLDPKH, encoded by the coding sequence ATGGAGATTAGGTTCGGGGAGTGCGCGATTGACACCGACGCTCGCGTGCTGCATCGGAGCGGGCAACCTTTTCACGTCTCGCCAAGGGCCTTCAAACTTTTGGAGATCCTGCTCGCGGCCCGCCCGCGCGTGGTGCCCAAGGCCGAGCTACTGAAGCGACTGTGGCCCACAACCTCAGTGGCCGAGGCCAACCTCGTCAACCTCATCGCCGAAATCCGAGCTGCCCTGGGAGACTGCCCGAAAGAACCCCGCTGTGTCCGAACAGTCCACGGATACGGATATGGGTTCAAAGCGGAGGTCGCCTCGGAGGTCCCGAGCGCCGACGGGGAGGCTTTCTGTTGGCTGGTCTACAACGAAGGTCGTGTAACACTGCGGGAAGGCGACCACCTAGTCGGGCGGCATCCAGACTCAGTCGTTCCCATTGATTCCTCGAGTGTCTCCAGAAAGCACGCCCGGATCGGGATCCTCGGCCGCAGAGCCATCCTTACAGACTTGGGCAGCAGGAATGGAACATTTGTCAGCGGCGGAAGAGTCGAAGGGCCAGTGACTCTTCGGGATGGCGACACCATAATCCTGGGCTCGCTGCCGCTCACGTTTCGAGTTCCAGCTCTTTGGGATCCCACGGATGACCTTGATCTCACCGCTGCCAGGCAATTGGGTCGACGCCGTGACGACCGGAACACGCCCCAAAAAGAGGTTGCCCTCGAGTGCGGGAAGAAGCGTTCAGTGACTGGCTTGCTGGATCCAAAACACTAA